The Chitinophagaceae bacterium nucleotide sequence AAAGCGGTGTTGGCATTAAAAGCAGCAAAGATTCAACGCAACACTTTGCAGGAACAGATAAATAAAACTACTGTATCAGCTCCATTTAATGGAGTTATAACCCAGAAATTTACAGAGGTAGGTGCATTTGCATCGCCTGGTATTCCGCTGCTTCAATTAACAGATATACGGCAATTAAGGTTTACCGTAAACGTGCCGGAGAGTGATTTGAATCTTTTTAGAAACAATCAAGCTTATCCAGTAAAAGCAGATGCTTATCCTGAAGTAAATTTTTCAGGTAAAACTATTCTTATTGGCAGTAAAGGAAATACAGGTAACAGCTTTCCTATACAGTTCTTAGTGTCCAATACCGCTGATTTGAAAATCAAGTCGGGAATGTTTGGTAGAGTATTGCTTAAAACAGAAAGTGGTAAGGAAAGCCTTATTATTCCCGCCTCTGCCATTATTGGGTCAGGCAGTCAGCCGCAGGTATATATTGTAAAAGAAGGCAAAGCCCAGCTTCAGAATATTACCGTTTCAAACCGGATACAAAACAGAGCTGTAATCAGTGCCGGTTTAAATGAAGGCGATGTAATAATAACCGGGGGATTCATCAATCTTTTTAACGGAGCGAATGTAATCATTAAATAAAAATCAGCGTACAATGAATATTACAGAGATATCAATCAAACGGCCATCGCTGATCATAGTGCTGTTTAGCATATTCGCCCTGTTTGGTGTAATTGGGTATAAAAATTTGAGTTACGAGCTCATGCCCGATTTTAATCAACCTGTGGTTGTTATAAAAACAGGCTACCCAGGTGCAGAACCCAACGAGGTGGAAACATCTGTTTCAAGAAAAATTGAAGATGCATTATCTAACCTCGAAGGGGTAGATTACCTTGTTACCAAATCATTGCCCAATGCATCCATCATCATTGCCAATCTTAAATACGGACAGATTTGGATAAAGCAATGCAGGATGCACAACGCTACATTGATAATATCCGCAAGATTTACCGGCAGATATTTTAAGTCCGGTAATGAGTAAGGTTTCGCCCAATGATTTACCTATCATGTCCATCAGTGCAAACAGCATTTGCCTGCCACTGAATTTATCAAAAATGAAGGATGAATATCTGCCGCAAATTCAGCAATTAAAAGGTGTGGCAGAAATAACCATCCTCGGCGGCGAGAGAGAGATACAGGTAAAAGTGAACCAGCAAAAATTAAAGTTGTATAGGATTTCGCTGAGCCAAGTTACAGGAGCCATCAACCGTTCGGGTTTAGATCTGCCTGCCGGTAAAGTGCAATCAGGAAAAGAAATAATTCGTGCGGCTCACAGGAAAGTTTGCTACTATTGATGATATTAAAAATGTGCAGGTAGCCATGCCCGTTGCAGGAAGCCCCGTGTATGTAAAAGATGTGGCTACAGTGAGCGATGCCATTACAGAAACAACATCTATAAGCCGGTACAATGGTAAGAATGGTATCGGGCTTATGCTAAAAAAGCAAGGCGATGCCAATGCGGTTGATGTGTCCAGGCTGGTAAGAGATAAATTCAAAGTAATTGAAGAGCAGAATAAAAATGCAGGAACAAAATTTGTTATTGCGGATGACAGTACCGATAACACCATTGCCGCAGTTGACTCTGTTGTTTTTGATTTGATGCTGGCCGTTATTTTGGTTTCATTGGTGATGCTTTTATTTCTGCATAGTTTCAGAAATGCTTTAATTGTGCTGGTGGCAATTCCCACTTCGCTGGTAACAGCCTTTGCAGTAATGTGGCTGCTGGGTTATACATTAAACCTGATGACCTTACTGGCCATGTCGTTGATCATTGGCATTTTGGTGGATGATGCAACTGTAGTGCTTGAAAATATTCAACGGCACCTGGATATGGGAAAGATAAAAGAACTGCTGCCATGGACGGGCGATGGAAATTGGATTTTCTGCATTGTCAATTACTCTGGTAGATGTGGTGGTGTTTTTGCCCATCCTGTTTTTGCAGGTATTTGTTGCCGATATGCTCAAACAATTTTCTGTGGTTGTAATTACATCGACCCTTACAAGCCTGCTGGTTGGTTTTACATTAACTCCCTGGTTAGCTTCCCGCATAGGCAAAAGTAGATTTAAAGCCCAGCAATATTTTCAACCGTTTTTTACTCTGGTTTGAGCATCAGTTGGATAAATTTATCAACTGGTATGGTATGCAATTAAAGTGGGTATTAAGTCATAAACTTATTTTTCAGGTATTGTTGTTTTGTTGCTGTTAATCACTTTGGGAATTATGCGGCAGGGAATTATAGGCAAAGAATTAATTTCTACCGGCGACCAGGGTAAGTTTCGTTTGAGTTTAGAGTTTGATAAATCCACTTCCATTCAGCAAAACAATTTGGTTGCTCAAAATATTGAAATCTATATTTTAAAACAACCGGAAGTATTAACGGTTTTCAGCAATGTTGGCGGGCCAAGCACAGGCATGGAAGTTTGGGAGTGGGTGCTGCTAATAAAACGAATTCACCATTCAGTTAAAATCAAAAAGGAGCTTAAAATCTTACCACAGAAAGTTTTATGAAAACAATCAGGGAAGATTTGCAGAAAAATATCCGGGCATAAATTATTCTATGGCTGCGCTGGGATTGGTACCACGATCGGCCCCGATAGAAATAACATTAAGTGCTATTGATATAGCCAGGTAATGAAAACGGGAAATGAATTGAAAGCAGTGATTGAAAAAATACCGGGTGCAGATAATGTTCGCCTGTCGGTAGAAGAAGGAAGTCCCGAATACAAAATAATTCCTGATAAAGATAAAATGCAGCGGCTGGGATTAAATACGGCTATGGTTGGTTTAAATATTCGTACAGCCTTCACAGGAAATGACAAAGCCACTCTTACCCATAACGGAACGGAGTATCCTGTAAGAATTTGGTTAGATGAATTTGAACGAAGAAATTATGATGATGTTAAACGGCTGTCCATTATTAACCCAACGGGGATACCGGTTGAAATTTCTCAATTTGCAGAAATAGTACAGGATAATTCACCTTCTCTTTTAGAACGCAAAGACCGCCAACCGGCAGTTACATTGACCGCAGATGCATTGGGCAGGCCATCTGGAAC carries:
- a CDS encoding efflux RND transporter periplasmic adaptor subunit, with the protein product MTMKKLLYIIPLLAIAAIVVIKLKNNKKIAQDKVYQYNKEQAVNVQADTLRFVQNEEGNFFTGTFEPDKETKLSAKAQGKINMIYVDAGTIVKKGQTLLKLDDALLKHQLQGVAVQVEGLEDDVRRYTILANAEAIQGVQLEKAVLALKAAKIQRNTLQEQINKTTVSAPFNGVITQKFTEVGAFASPGIPLLQLTDIRQLRFTVNVPESDLNLFRNNQAYPVKADAYPEVNFSGKTILIGSKGNTGNSFPIQFLVSNTADLKIKSGMFGRVLLKTESGKESLIIPASAIIGSGSQPQVYIVKEGKAQLQNITVSNRIQNRAVISAGLNEGDVIITGGFINLFNGANVIIK